From Strix uralensis isolate ZFMK-TIS-50842 chromosome 1, bStrUra1, whole genome shotgun sequence, a single genomic window includes:
- the FAM210A gene encoding protein FAM210A, producing MQRSLLHTASQLAHGTCLGFPRTSIFQCLKGQSALSNVECKVILAVDPPKRCLHAGAAHFASKKSAFSSQPADTPHKVPEERNPLTSATDTPKQSPVESDSSDPDPLQDKSISLVQRFKKTFKQYGKVMIPVHLLTSTVWFGSFYYAAMKGVNVVPFLELIGLPDSIVNILKNSQSGNALTAYALYKIATPARYTVTLGGTSITVKYLRKNGYMSTPPPVKEYLQDRMEETKDKITEKMEETKDKITEKMEETKDKITEKIQETKDKVSFKKIKD from the exons ATGCAGCGGAGTCTATTACATACTGCATCTCAACTGGCACATGGGACATGTTTGGGTTTTCCTCGCACTAGTATCTTTCAGTGCTTAAAAGGACAATCAGCATTGTCTAACGTTGAATGCAAAGTGATTTTGGCAGTGGACCCTCCTAAACGATGTCTTCATGCAGGTGCAGCGCACTTCGCCTCAAAGAAAAGTGCTTTTTCATCACAGCCAGCAGACACTCCTCACAAAGTACCAGAAGAGAGAAATCCTTTGACTTCAGCCACTGATACACCCAAGCAGAGCCCTGTAGAGTCAGATTCTTCAGATCCTGATCCGTTACAAGACAAATCAATTAGTCTTGTTCAGAGATTCAAGAAAACTTTTAAACAGTATGGAAAAGTCATGATTCCAGTGCATCTTCTGACTTCCACTGTATGGTTTGGATCCTTTTACTATGCAGCCATGAA agGAGTGAATGTTGTTCCATTCCTAGAGTTGATCGGCTTACCAGACAGCATAGTAAACATCCTGAAAAATTCCCAGAGTGGAAATGCACTAACTGCATATGCATTGTATAAA ATTGCAACTCCTGCCAGATACACTGTGACTTTGGGAGGAACATCCATCACTGTTAAATATCTACGTAAGAATGGCTACATGTCCACACCACCACCAGTAAAGGAATATCTGCAAGATAGGATGGAGGAAACGAAGGATAAaattacagagaagatggaggaAACGAAGGATAAaattacagagaagatggaggaAACGAAGGATAAAATTACAGAGAAGATACAAGAAACCAAAGataaagtttcatttaaaaagataaaGGACTAA